A window from Nitrospira sp. ND1 encodes these proteins:
- a CDS encoding aminotransferase class IV, whose amino-acid sequence MWVFLNDRFVRKEEALVSVFDHGFLYGDGVYETLRSYGTRIFMRDQHLARLRRSAEAIGLDIPIPESHWPELLHEAMRRNGVGNEQTDAYLRITVSRGAGEIGLDPGLCPRATVVIMAKPLHPSPPVLSRDGVSLTVANTRRNLPEALSPQIKSTNFLNNILAKRESIAAGTFDSLFLNWKDELTECTVSNLFFISGKTLHTPALDCGILDGITRTIVMTLAQEEGVPVREGHYHLADLQQAEECFLTNTSMEIMPVNRVDSFTIGDGRPGSLTRRLQTRFADSRTRFLEPPS is encoded by the coding sequence ATGTGGGTGTTTCTCAATGATCGTTTTGTACGCAAAGAAGAAGCCCTCGTCTCCGTGTTCGACCATGGGTTTCTCTACGGTGATGGAGTCTACGAAACCCTTCGCTCCTATGGAACCCGCATCTTCATGCGCGACCAACACCTGGCCCGGCTCCGGCGCTCCGCCGAAGCCATCGGCCTGGACATTCCTATCCCGGAGTCGCACTGGCCGGAGTTGCTCCACGAAGCGATGCGCCGGAACGGAGTCGGCAACGAACAGACGGATGCGTACCTCCGGATCACCGTCTCACGCGGCGCAGGGGAAATCGGCCTGGATCCCGGTCTGTGCCCGCGGGCCACGGTGGTCATCATGGCAAAGCCGCTCCACCCCTCTCCTCCCGTACTCTCACGCGATGGTGTGTCGCTGACCGTCGCCAACACCAGGCGGAATCTGCCCGAAGCGCTGTCTCCTCAGATTAAATCCACCAATTTCCTCAACAACATTCTCGCCAAGCGTGAGTCGATTGCGGCCGGCACCTTCGACAGCCTGTTCTTGAATTGGAAAGACGAGCTGACCGAATGCACCGTCAGCAATCTCTTTTTCATCTCCGGCAAAACCCTCCATACCCCAGCCCTGGACTGCGGCATCTTGGACGGCATCACGAGAACCATCGTCATGACCCTCGCGCAAGAAGAAGGGGTACCCGTCCGGGAAGGTCACTATCACCTCGCTGACCTCCAGCAAGCGGAGGAATGCTTTCTGACCAATACCAGCATGGAAATCATGCCGGTCAATAGGGTCGATTCGTTCACCATCGGCGATGGGCGGCCGGGCTCGCTGACCCGTCGGCTGCAGACGCGATTCGCCGACAGCCGGACGAGGTTTCTTGAGCCGCCCTCGTAA
- a CDS encoding anthranilate synthase component I family protein, producing MSFSSHQAFLSGPPQPLVVVRPQPDVDAFELYYRLAPAERPSFLLESANGTDTTARYSFFGRDPYLTLTSRAQEYQIETGGQIQRYQGSGIQALQQALAESTITKPEGLPPFYGGAVGYLSYDLVRSFELLPTLAADDLHLPELHMAFFDVVAAIDHHTRQLYLMYCPPLSRFQAEPREKLYREGCDRLAELEARLTSPVTPLTSSPWPTQTTFVPSQSRKAYKTRVRRCQDYIAAGDIYQANLSHRFTLDLHAAASPTGFEGYSTELYRRLRRINPAPFAGLVRFADLSLVSSSPERLVRLTGSQASTRPIAGTRPRGTSLQQDQLLRAELLANPKERAEHVMLVDLERNDLGKVCRYGSVRVDEFMTIEQYSHVSHLVSDVVGTLQPGVSPLDLVKAVFPGGTITGVPKLRCMEIIEELEPVRRGLYTGALGYFSWNGDLDLNILIRTLVLTKNRGYLQVGAGIVADSDPDREYDETLAKAGAFFKILEAGR from the coding sequence ATGAGCTTTTCCTCTCACCAGGCATTCCTGAGCGGACCGCCGCAACCGCTGGTGGTCGTGCGTCCACAACCGGATGTCGACGCGTTCGAGTTGTACTATCGGCTGGCCCCGGCCGAACGTCCCTCGTTTCTCCTGGAAAGCGCCAACGGCACCGACACCACCGCGCGCTATTCATTTTTCGGACGCGACCCCTATCTCACCCTGACAAGCCGCGCGCAGGAATACCAGATCGAGACCGGGGGACAGATCCAGCGCTATCAAGGTTCCGGCATTCAGGCCCTCCAACAAGCGCTCGCCGAATCGACCATTACCAAACCGGAAGGCCTCCCGCCGTTTTATGGCGGCGCAGTCGGATACCTCAGCTACGACCTCGTTCGTTCGTTCGAATTACTTCCGACCCTGGCCGCCGACGATCTCCATCTCCCTGAACTGCACATGGCCTTTTTCGACGTCGTGGCCGCGATCGATCACCATACGCGACAGCTCTACCTGATGTATTGCCCCCCTCTGTCCCGATTTCAGGCGGAGCCGCGGGAGAAACTCTATCGCGAAGGCTGTGACCGGCTGGCTGAGCTGGAAGCCCGCCTCACGAGCCCGGTCACGCCTCTTACCTCCTCGCCCTGGCCCACTCAAACCACCTTTGTGCCCAGCCAATCGCGCAAGGCCTACAAAACTCGTGTGCGGCGTTGCCAGGACTATATCGCCGCCGGTGATATCTATCAGGCCAATCTGTCGCACCGCTTCACCCTCGATCTGCACGCCGCCGCTTCACCGACCGGATTCGAGGGATACTCAACCGAGCTCTATCGCCGCCTTCGCCGGATCAACCCTGCGCCGTTCGCGGGGCTCGTCCGATTCGCCGACCTCAGCCTCGTCAGCAGCTCCCCTGAGCGGCTCGTGCGGCTGACCGGCTCGCAGGCCAGCACCAGACCCATCGCCGGCACCAGGCCGCGAGGCACCAGTTTGCAACAGGACCAGCTTCTGCGCGCGGAGTTGCTTGCCAATCCTAAGGAACGCGCGGAACATGTGATGCTGGTGGATCTCGAACGCAACGACCTCGGAAAGGTCTGCCGCTACGGCTCGGTGCGGGTCGATGAGTTCATGACCATCGAACAGTATTCGCATGTCAGCCACCTGGTGTCAGACGTGGTCGGCACCCTGCAACCGGGCGTCTCACCCCTCGACCTTGTGAAAGCCGTGTTCCCCGGCGGAACCATCACCGGTGTCCCTAAACTCCGTTGCATGGAAATCATCGAAGAACTGGAGCCGGTGCGGCGCGGACTCTACACGGGGGCGTTGGGTTATTTCAGTTGGAACGGCGACCTGGACCTGAACATTCTCATTCGTACGCTCGTGCTGACCAAGAACCGAGGGTATCTGCAAGTCGGTGCCGGCATTGTGGCCGACTCGGATCCCGACCGCGAATATGATGAAACGCTCGCCAAAGCGGGCGCATTTTTCAAAATACTGGAGGCTGGCCGCTGA
- a CDS encoding nuclear transport factor 2 family protein, with translation MIESCPPISLRLGRVFLALLLIMTVGCAGKTLQYKDDHDRILRIDQAVELLRKSYVERDRSALEALLLPSGNLDQVQREIHADFDTFRDIQLEFSIERILIEGDNIDVFVHWQGQWKRDPAEVGTRQRGHGRLAWVGTQSILLREAQGDLPFGMGARASVGEDPARGQAKP, from the coding sequence ATGATTGAATCTTGCCCGCCGATTTCTCTTCGTCTCGGTCGCGTTTTCCTTGCCCTGCTGCTGATCATGACTGTGGGTTGTGCAGGAAAAACCCTTCAGTATAAGGACGATCACGACCGTATTCTCCGTATCGACCAGGCCGTGGAGTTGCTCCGCAAATCCTACGTAGAGCGGGACCGTAGTGCGCTGGAGGCGTTGCTCCTCCCGTCGGGAAATCTGGATCAGGTGCAACGTGAGATTCACGCCGACTTCGATACCTTTCGCGACATTCAGTTGGAGTTTTCCATCGAGCGCATCTTAATCGAAGGGGACAATATCGATGTGTTTGTCCATTGGCAGGGCCAGTGGAAACGGGACCCTGCCGAGGTGGGCACGCGCCAGCGTGGCCACGGGCGGTTGGCCTGGGTCGGCACACAGTCCATTCTGCTTCGGGAAGCTCAGGGCGATCTGCCCTTCGGCATGGGCGCGCGCGCCAGCGTGGGCGAAGACCCGGCACGCGGGCAAGCCAAGCCATAG
- a CDS encoding AURKAIP1/COX24 domain-containing protein: MASVLKKRRKKMRKHKYKKLRRRQKFLRRKS; encoded by the coding sequence ATGGCGAGTGTCCTCAAGAAACGCCGGAAGAAGATGCGCAAGCACAAGTATAAAAAGTTGCGCCGGCGTCAGAAATTCTTGCGTCGCAAGAGCTGA
- a CDS encoding alkaline phosphatase family protein, with product MCTRALAILTLWMALLFGIEPVSAQTSLPKPDHIVIVIEENHSFAQIIDSPSAPYLNSLARKGALLTNSYGITHPSQPNYIALFAGSIEGVNGNTCPLALTAPNLHSTLTQAGQTFAGYAEDLPAVGATDCVAGSYARKHNPWVNWQSSPINTVPSGDNRPFTDFPTDFYTLPTVSMVVPNQLNDMHNGKDPERIERGDHWLQTHLDAYVQWADTHNSLLIVTWDEDNGKSDNHIPTILVGPMVRQGRFGEQVDHYGLLRTIEDMYGAKPVGFSRQASPLTTIWAVPAPTP from the coding sequence ATGTGCACACGCGCCCTGGCCATACTCACACTGTGGATGGCTCTCCTCTTCGGGATCGAACCCGTTTCCGCCCAGACGTCGTTGCCCAAGCCCGACCATATTGTGATCGTGATCGAGGAGAACCATTCGTTCGCTCAGATCATCGACTCGCCTTCAGCTCCTTACCTCAACTCCCTGGCCCGTAAAGGCGCGCTGCTGACCAACTCCTACGGCATCACCCATCCCAGTCAACCCAACTATATTGCCTTGTTTGCCGGATCCATCGAAGGGGTCAACGGGAACACCTGCCCGCTCGCGTTGACGGCCCCGAATCTTCATAGCACCCTGACGCAAGCCGGCCAGACCTTCGCCGGGTATGCCGAAGATCTGCCCGCCGTCGGCGCCACCGATTGCGTCGCAGGATCCTACGCGCGAAAGCATAACCCATGGGTCAACTGGCAATCGTCTCCCATCAACACGGTGCCGTCCGGCGACAATCGTCCGTTCACCGACTTCCCGACAGATTTCTATACCCTACCCACCGTCAGCATGGTCGTACCCAATCAACTGAACGACATGCATAACGGCAAGGATCCCGAACGCATCGAGCGCGGGGACCACTGGCTTCAGACGCATCTGGATGCCTATGTGCAATGGGCGGACACCCACAACAGCCTGCTGATCGTCACCTGGGATGAGGACAACGGAAAGTCAGACAACCATATCCCGACGATTCTGGTGGGGCCGATGGTGCGGCAGGGACGGTTCGGCGAGCAAGTCGATCATTACGGATTGTTGCGCACGATCGAAGACATGTACGGCGCGAAGCCGGTCGGGTTCAGCCGGCAAGCCAGCCCCCTCACCACCATTTGGGCCGTACCTGCTCCCACCCCCTAG
- a CDS encoding cation-translocating P-type ATPase, with protein sequence MVEQGQNIQARWYAQSPDELARALDVNLAEGLREDDAARRLSMHGRNELPEAPPPSPWSILGAQFTSLIVWVLIGAAIVSGLLGEWVDTGAILAIVLLNGFLGFVQEYRAEQSLAALKTLAVTYARVIRGGSRRQLSSTELVPGDIIDVEAGDHIPADARLIHAAALRTQEAALTGESTPVDKSGGVLPDNDLPLADRRNMLFLGTTVTGGKGRALIVATGRGTELGRIATLMTSVPVEPTPLQRRLEQFGHVLLLLSLGIVVVVFVLGLWRGEPVFDMFLTAVSLAVAAIPEGLPAIVTTTLALGVMRMVTRHALIRRLPAVETLGAATVICTDKTGTLTKNEMTVTRLALDGQVYEVTGEGYGPEGDIIGGDPREGGLQQLLLSALLCNDATLKEVDGSWKVVGDPTEGALLVAGGKAGWRKEDQERAHPVVGEIPFDSERKMMTVVRRSGADIVAYVKGAPDILLGRCRDYLSVEGEVRPLTDSMRESILSINRQFAGQALRVVALARRRLDQEPSIYDSETIERQLVFLGLAAMKDPLRPEAKVAVELCRSAGIATVMITGDHKETALAIAREAGFPGGATQALSGLELNGLTDGELSARVRDIAVYARVSAEHKLRIVRAWRAQGAVVAMTGDGVNDAPAVREADIGIAMGLTGTDVTKDASDMVVTDDNFASIAAAVEEGRSIYDNIRKAVHYLLSCNLSEVLVMLGSTLLGWPLPLLPIHILWINLVTDGFPALALAVDPKDPDVMKRPPRDPQARLLDRERFLAVCLQGTVMAMVTLAVFGISLTIWHDEVPFARTMTFTTLVLVQLLHAFSCRHERYSLFQIGVMTNRALVGAVLLSALLQAWILLSAWGQEIFKVVPLRADEWWLMLGLGVLPFVVMELWKVWRRMREPVAEAR encoded by the coding sequence ATGGTCGAGCAGGGACAAAATATCCAAGCCCGGTGGTACGCACAGTCACCCGATGAACTCGCGCGGGCGCTTGATGTGAACCTCGCAGAGGGATTGCGCGAGGATGACGCTGCGCGCCGTCTGTCGATGCACGGCCGTAATGAACTGCCGGAAGCCCCGCCCCCTTCCCCTTGGTCGATCCTTGGGGCGCAGTTCACCAGCCTGATTGTCTGGGTGCTGATCGGCGCTGCGATCGTCTCCGGCCTGCTCGGAGAATGGGTCGATACCGGCGCCATCCTCGCCATTGTCCTGCTGAACGGATTTCTGGGTTTCGTTCAAGAGTATCGAGCCGAACAGTCGCTGGCGGCACTAAAAACCCTGGCGGTGACCTACGCGCGGGTGATTCGCGGCGGCTCGCGGCGTCAGCTGTCTTCCACAGAATTGGTCCCTGGCGACATCATCGACGTAGAGGCGGGGGATCACATCCCGGCGGACGCGCGCCTGATTCACGCCGCAGCGTTGCGCACGCAGGAGGCCGCGCTGACCGGGGAATCCACGCCGGTCGATAAGTCAGGCGGGGTGCTGCCTGACAACGACCTGCCCCTGGCCGATCGGCGAAACATGCTGTTTCTGGGGACCACCGTCACGGGAGGGAAAGGCCGTGCGCTCATCGTCGCAACCGGTCGCGGAACCGAGCTGGGGCGGATCGCCACGTTGATGACGTCGGTGCCTGTCGAGCCGACCCCGCTCCAGCGGCGGTTGGAGCAGTTCGGTCATGTGCTGCTGCTGCTGTCGCTCGGGATCGTCGTCGTTGTGTTCGTGCTGGGCTTGTGGCGAGGCGAGCCGGTCTTCGACATGTTTCTCACGGCCGTGAGTCTGGCGGTTGCGGCCATCCCGGAAGGTCTGCCCGCGATTGTGACGACGACCCTAGCACTTGGAGTCATGCGCATGGTGACGCGTCATGCGTTGATCCGTCGATTGCCGGCCGTGGAGACCCTGGGGGCGGCGACGGTGATCTGTACGGACAAGACCGGGACCCTGACGAAGAACGAAATGACGGTGACGCGCCTGGCCCTCGATGGACAGGTGTATGAGGTGACCGGAGAAGGGTATGGGCCGGAGGGTGACATTATCGGTGGCGATCCGCGCGAGGGAGGCTTGCAGCAGCTTCTGTTGAGCGCCCTGTTGTGCAACGACGCGACGCTCAAGGAAGTCGATGGCAGTTGGAAAGTGGTGGGCGATCCCACGGAAGGGGCGTTACTCGTTGCGGGCGGCAAGGCCGGATGGCGGAAAGAAGACCAGGAGCGGGCGCATCCGGTGGTGGGGGAAATTCCCTTCGATTCCGAACGCAAGATGATGACGGTGGTTCGACGATCGGGCGCAGACATCGTGGCCTATGTGAAGGGAGCTCCGGATATTCTGCTCGGCCGTTGTCGCGACTATCTGTCGGTCGAGGGAGAGGTGCGGCCGCTCACCGATTCGATGAGAGAGTCCATTCTGTCCATCAACCGGCAGTTCGCCGGGCAAGCCCTTCGTGTCGTCGCCCTGGCCCGGCGGCGCCTCGATCAAGAGCCGTCCATTTACGACTCCGAGACCATTGAGCGGCAGTTGGTCTTTCTCGGGTTAGCCGCCATGAAAGATCCCTTGCGTCCCGAAGCCAAGGTGGCCGTCGAGCTCTGCCGGTCGGCGGGTATCGCGACGGTGATGATTACCGGTGATCACAAGGAGACGGCCTTGGCCATTGCGCGTGAGGCGGGGTTCCCGGGCGGCGCGACGCAGGCGCTGTCCGGCCTGGAGTTGAATGGGCTGACCGATGGCGAGTTGTCCGCGCGGGTCCGGGACATTGCGGTGTATGCGCGGGTATCGGCCGAGCACAAACTGCGCATCGTGAGGGCCTGGCGCGCGCAAGGGGCGGTGGTGGCGATGACCGGCGACGGGGTGAACGATGCCCCGGCGGTGCGGGAAGCGGATATCGGGATTGCGATGGGCCTGACCGGCACGGATGTCACGAAAGATGCGTCGGACATGGTCGTCACCGACGACAATTTCGCTTCAATCGCGGCGGCGGTCGAGGAGGGTCGCAGTATCTACGACAATATTCGCAAGGCCGTGCATTATCTCTTGTCGTGCAATTTGAGCGAAGTGCTGGTGATGTTGGGGAGTACGTTGCTGGGCTGGCCCCTGCCGCTGCTTCCGATTCATATTCTGTGGATCAATCTGGTGACCGACGGATTTCCGGCTCTGGCCCTCGCCGTCGATCCGAAAGATCCCGATGTGATGAAACGGCCGCCTCGCGATCCGCAAGCCCGCCTGTTGGATCGAGAGCGATTTCTGGCTGTCTGTCTCCAGGGCACGGTGATGGCCATGGTGACGCTGGCCGTCTTCGGGATCTCTCTCACGATCTGGCACGATGAGGTGCCCTTCGCGCGAACCATGACCTTTACCACGCTGGTGTTGGTACAGCTGCTGCACGCCTTCAGTTGTCGCCATGAACGGTATTCTCTGTTTCAAATCGGGGTGATGACCAATCGGGCGCTTGTGGGGGCCGTGCTGCTCTCTGCCCTGTTACAGGCCTGGATTTTGTTGAGCGCCTGGGGGCAGGAGATTTTCAAAGTCGTTCCGCTTCGAGCCGACGAATGGTGGCTGATGCTGGGACTCGGCGTGCTGCCGTTCGTGGTGATGGAACTGTGGAAGGTGTGGAGGCGAATGCGGGAACCTGTCGCTGAAGCGCGCTAG
- a CDS encoding lytic transglycosylase domain-containing protein — protein sequence MAHFSRTAALFSVAAALLLNALPSQADVYQYIDANGTISLTNVPNDPRYRRVIAELPRARTVISDGELEPVIARHSRAHRLHPALIRAVIKTESDFDPQAVSRAGAIGLMQLMPQTAVRLDVRDSYNPDENIGGGTKYLRQLLDRFNGNLPLALAAYNAGEHAVERYQGLPPIPETRQYVQKVLRYYRTFLTNDRLSSSRAYRAQALGAKARALAPSLPTRSSDRP from the coding sequence ATGGCCCATTTCAGCCGCACAGCAGCCCTCTTCTCAGTTGCCGCGGCACTGCTCCTGAATGCCCTCCCCAGCCAGGCTGACGTCTATCAGTACATCGATGCCAACGGCACCATTTCTCTCACCAACGTGCCGAACGATCCTCGATACAGACGAGTGATTGCTGAACTCCCGCGCGCGCGCACGGTCATCTCGGACGGGGAATTGGAGCCGGTGATTGCCCGACATTCCAGAGCCCATCGTCTCCATCCGGCGCTGATTCGTGCAGTGATCAAGACGGAATCCGACTTCGACCCGCAGGCGGTCTCACGCGCCGGGGCAATCGGCCTGATGCAGCTGATGCCGCAAACGGCCGTGCGCTTGGACGTACGGGATTCCTACAATCCGGATGAGAATATCGGCGGCGGGACGAAATATCTGCGACAGTTGCTGGACCGGTTTAACGGAAATCTTCCGCTGGCCTTAGCGGCGTACAATGCCGGCGAACATGCCGTGGAGCGCTATCAAGGGCTTCCCCCTATCCCGGAAACCAGGCAGTATGTCCAAAAAGTGCTTCGGTACTACCGCACCTTCCTTACGAACGACCGGCTTTCTTCTTCCCGGGCTTACCGCGCACAGGCGCTGGGGGCGAAAGCACGAGCGCTCGCTCCTTCGCTGCCGACCCGCTCGTCTGACCGTCCGTAA
- a CDS encoding ABC transporter ATP-binding protein, producing MFSFNRFYPFLKPYVPRMMAAAVMVMAVAAINLALLRLGGTLWDVITVQHDAARMTEMILLLLGLVLIQGLCSMGHSYLTAWVSQRVMADFRIHLFAHLETLSVNFFSKRRTGELMSRLMNDVTVIQNVVTDTPIDAAKQIVTFIGGAGFLFAMNWQLCLLILVLLPMLVVVAKLFGRRLRALSTKIQDQTASVSTLVEEVIAGIRVVKSFVQTKREEERFVAQVQSAMELSLRRATIMAWFVPTIIFVTFAAAALVLWYGGRQVIDGTVSPGDLFAFVLFAGILIGPFGSAARVFAQIKEAQGAMQRVFEILDTHAEIADAPGAVDLPPIRGHVRAEHISFAYDPRQPILSDLSFEAKPGELIAIVGPTGSGKTTIMNLLHRFYDPTAGRLTVDGHDVKDVRLDSLYRQIALVPQDTILFGGPIRDNIRYGREDASEEEMIAASKAAHAHEFIVGFPDGYQTIVGEKGINLSGGQRQRVAIARAILKNPRILLLDEATSALDTESERLVQEALERLMVNRTTFVVAHRLSTIQRADRILVLNKGKIVEEGTHAALLEQRGLYHYLYTLRLSELPV from the coding sequence ATGTTCTCGTTTAACCGATTCTACCCCTTCCTCAAGCCCTACGTCCCTCGAATGATGGCGGCGGCCGTCATGGTTATGGCTGTCGCCGCCATCAACCTTGCCCTCCTTCGCTTAGGCGGCACCCTTTGGGACGTCATCACCGTCCAGCACGATGCCGCACGCATGACAGAAATGATCCTGCTCTTGTTGGGCTTGGTCCTGATCCAGGGGTTATGTTCGATGGGACACAGTTATCTCACCGCCTGGGTCTCCCAACGGGTGATGGCCGATTTCCGGATCCATCTCTTCGCACATCTCGAGACGCTGTCGGTCAACTTCTTCTCGAAGCGCCGAACCGGCGAATTGATGTCCCGCCTCATGAACGATGTCACCGTCATCCAAAACGTCGTGACCGATACGCCCATCGACGCCGCCAAACAAATCGTCACCTTCATCGGCGGCGCGGGCTTCCTGTTCGCCATGAACTGGCAACTCTGCCTGCTCATTCTGGTGCTGCTCCCGATGCTGGTCGTCGTGGCCAAACTGTTCGGGCGGCGACTCCGGGCGCTGTCCACCAAAATCCAGGACCAAACCGCCTCCGTCAGCACGCTGGTCGAAGAAGTCATTGCAGGGATCCGCGTCGTGAAATCCTTCGTCCAAACGAAACGGGAAGAAGAACGCTTCGTGGCTCAGGTCCAGTCCGCGATGGAGCTGTCACTGCGCCGTGCAACCATCATGGCCTGGTTCGTGCCGACGATCATCTTCGTCACCTTTGCCGCCGCCGCCCTCGTCTTGTGGTACGGCGGGCGCCAGGTCATCGACGGAACGGTGTCCCCCGGCGACCTGTTTGCCTTCGTGCTGTTTGCAGGCATTCTGATCGGACCGTTCGGATCGGCAGCCCGAGTGTTCGCGCAGATCAAGGAAGCCCAAGGGGCCATGCAGCGCGTCTTTGAGATTCTCGACACCCATGCCGAAATCGCCGATGCCCCGGGCGCCGTCGATCTGCCGCCCATCCGTGGTCATGTGCGCGCGGAGCATATCAGCTTTGCCTACGATCCCCGGCAGCCGATCCTCTCGGACCTCTCCTTCGAAGCCAAGCCCGGCGAGTTGATTGCGATCGTCGGACCCACCGGGTCAGGCAAGACGACGATCATGAACCTCTTGCACCGATTCTACGACCCGACCGCCGGACGGCTCACGGTGGACGGCCACGATGTCAAAGACGTCCGGCTCGACAGCCTGTACCGCCAGATCGCCCTGGTGCCGCAAGACACGATCCTGTTCGGCGGGCCCATCCGGGACAACATTCGTTACGGGCGGGAAGACGCGAGCGAAGAAGAGATGATTGCCGCCAGTAAGGCCGCGCATGCCCATGAGTTCATCGTGGGATTTCCGGACGGCTATCAGACGATCGTCGGAGAAAAGGGCATCAATCTCTCAGGCGGTCAACGCCAACGTGTCGCCATTGCGCGAGCCATTCTGAAGAATCCCAGAATTCTCCTGCTCGACGAGGCCACCTCCGCGCTGGATACGGAGTCCGAACGGCTGGTGCAGGAAGCGCTGGAGCGCCTGATGGTCAACCGCACCACCTTCGTCGTGGCGCATCGGCTCAGCACCATTCAGCGCGCCGATCGCATCCTGGTCCTGAATAAAGGGAAAATCGTGGAAGAAGGGACCCATGCCGCACTGCTGGAGCAGCGGGGCCTCTATCATTATCTGTATACCCTGCGACTCAGCGAACTGCCCGTGTAA
- the nadB gene encoding L-aspartate oxidase, with the protein MSARLSSSKIETDFLVVGSGVAGLRAAIELSRAGRVLMLTKGHPLESNSMYAQGGVAVALSEEDDVGSHLTDTLKAGHGLCRREAVRVLVEEGPERIQELIAWGAKFDKIGKRFAFTREAAHSRSRILRARGDATGNEMVRALMSYAARQPRIQRLDRRFTVDLAVVDGRCCGAIVLNEMTGERTVLPASAVVLSTGGAGQVYARTTNPGNATGDGMAMALRAGALLMDMEFVQFHPTSLYLPSSPPFLLSEAIRGEGGQLRNIKGELFMHRYHPDGALAPRDVVSRAIWSEMAATRARHVYLDVTHLGAAFVKRRFPTIYATCLRYDIDMTEEWIPVSPSAHYMMGGVWTDVQGATTLPGLCAAGEVACSGVHGANRLASNSLLEGLVFGMRAAQSAVAHAGRFPGPVRMPHLEELEQGWPTDFDDPEKLRSSLRRLMWGKVGLVRSGDSLISASAQLVRWMRLLTKPFASRAALEVKNMVQVARCITDAALWRENSVGAHYRSDFPEPNRPGWRQHSQLLFTDGQTSGSAAKERALVLSPPAPVRGKPGKKKAGRS; encoded by the coding sequence ATGTCTGCCAGGTTGTCCTCGTCCAAAATTGAAACAGACTTTCTCGTGGTCGGAAGCGGCGTCGCGGGTTTGCGCGCGGCGATCGAACTCAGCCGGGCCGGGCGCGTGTTGATGTTGACCAAGGGGCATCCTCTGGAAAGTAATTCCATGTATGCCCAGGGCGGCGTCGCGGTGGCGTTGAGCGAGGAAGATGATGTCGGCAGCCATTTGACCGATACGCTGAAGGCCGGCCACGGGTTGTGTCGACGGGAAGCCGTGCGTGTGTTGGTCGAAGAAGGGCCGGAACGGATCCAGGAACTGATCGCCTGGGGCGCGAAGTTCGACAAGATCGGAAAGCGCTTCGCATTCACCCGTGAGGCGGCCCACAGCCGGAGCCGCATTCTGCGCGCGCGAGGCGATGCCACGGGCAACGAGATGGTGCGCGCCCTCATGAGCTATGCCGCGAGGCAGCCGCGCATTCAACGATTGGATCGGCGATTCACGGTCGACCTGGCGGTCGTCGATGGACGCTGTTGCGGCGCCATTGTGCTGAATGAGATGACCGGCGAACGCACGGTGTTACCGGCCAGTGCCGTGGTGTTGTCGACCGGTGGCGCCGGGCAGGTCTATGCGCGGACGACGAATCCGGGCAACGCGACGGGAGACGGCATGGCGATGGCCCTCCGGGCCGGGGCGTTGTTGATGGATATGGAGTTTGTGCAATTTCATCCCACGTCTCTGTATCTGCCGTCGAGCCCGCCGTTTCTCCTGTCGGAGGCCATCCGCGGGGAGGGCGGCCAGCTGCGAAATATCAAAGGCGAGTTGTTCATGCATCGCTACCATCCGGACGGCGCGCTGGCGCCGCGCGATGTGGTGTCGCGGGCGATCTGGTCCGAAATGGCGGCGACTCGCGCGCGCCATGTGTATTTGGATGTGACGCATCTGGGCGCGGCCTTTGTGAAGCGGCGATTCCCCACCATCTATGCGACCTGCCTGCGGTACGACATCGACATGACCGAAGAATGGATCCCTGTCTCGCCCAGCGCGCATTACATGATGGGCGGTGTCTGGACGGATGTGCAGGGAGCGACGACGTTGCCCGGCTTGTGTGCGGCCGGCGAGGTCGCCTGCAGCGGTGTGCATGGCGCGAATCGTCTGGCGAGCAATTCGCTGTTGGAAGGTTTGGTCTTCGGCATGCGGGCTGCGCAATCTGCGGTGGCCCATGCGGGACGATTCCCGGGGCCGGTGCGCATGCCCCACCTGGAAGAACTCGAACAGGGCTGGCCGACGGACTTCGACGATCCGGAGAAGTTGCGAAGCTCACTGCGTCGCTTGATGTGGGGTAAGGTGGGACTCGTGCGCTCAGGCGATTCGTTGATCAGTGCCTCCGCGCAACTGGTGCGCTGGATGCGCCTGTTGACCAAGCCATTTGCCTCGCGAGCGGCCCTGGAGGTCAAGAACATGGTGCAGGTCGCCCGCTGTATCACTGACGCGGCATTATGGCGGGAGAATAGTGTCGGGGCTCACTACCGTTCAGATTTTCCGGAGCCCAATCGGCCTGGATGGCGGCAACACAGCCAGTTGCTGTTTACGGACGGTCAGACGAGCGGGTCGGCAGCGAAGGAGCGAGCGCTCGTGCTTTCGCCCCCAGCGCCTGTGCGCGGTAAGCCCGGGAAGAAGAAAGCCGGTCGTTCGTAA